Proteins from a genomic interval of Sparus aurata chromosome 21, fSpaAur1.1, whole genome shotgun sequence:
- the LOC115572987 gene encoding E3 ubiquitin-protein ligase ZNRF1, which translates to MGTRASRLQEDPVPSAFGKDGTKRDSYRRPRCTRPTSLMVDFSGSFEDTEANRSRSEEGSDSDLGQHGASADGSPADHHSIPSSISQASPADDNNSEGKPEEDGNISQEPPVVAEHQSGEETGRTPHRTFSERLPGNRHSSARSVGARSARVRGTHQRPVSEAWIGLYRVNNRHGNIRCPFCSKPFPGGRIEDHLLSCLTSPPLPYNTDVLSKDSGECSICLEDLVQGETIARLACLCVYHKSCIDSWSKVKPCCPEHPFD; encoded by the exons ATGGGGACGAGAGCAAGTCGCCTACAGGAAGACCCGGTTCCCTCTGCTTTCGGAAAAGATGGGACAAAGCGGGATTCCTATCGGCGACCCCGGTGTACCAGACCCACCAGTCTCATGGTGGACTTCTCGGGGAGCTTCGAGGACACGGAGGCCAACCGGAGCCGATCGGAGGAGGGCAGCGACTCGGACCTGGGGCAGCATGGGGCGAGCGCCGACGGTAGCCCCGCTGACCACCACAGCATCCCTTCTAGCATTAGCCAAGCGTCACCTGCGGACGACAACAACAGCGAGGGCAAACCAGAGGAAGACGGTAACATAAGCCAGGAGCCCCCCGTCGTAGCGGAACATCAGTCCGGAGAGGAGACAGGCCGCACGCCCCACCGCACTTTTTCCGAGCGCCTGCCCGGCAATCGGCACTCTTCCGCCCGCAGCGTTGGCGCAAGATCCGCCCGGGTCCGAGGCACACACCAGCGGCCGGTGTCAGAGGCTTGGATCGGCCTGTACCGTGTCAACAACCGCCATGGCA ATATCCGCTGTCCCTTCTGCTCAAAGCCCTTCCCGGGAGGTCGGATTGAGGATCACCTGTTGAGCTGCCTCACGTCTCCTCCCCTACCTTACAACA CGGATGTGCTCAGTAAAGACAGCGGAGAGTGCTCCATCTGTTTGGAGGATCTGGTACAGGGAGAGACCATTGCCAGGCTGGCTTGCCTCTGCGTCTACCATAAGAG CTGCATTGATTCCTGGTCCAAGGTGAAACCCTGCTGCCCCGAACATCCTTTTGATTGA